GGTGACGGCCTGCCGGCCGCCCAGCAGCGCCGCCAATACGGCCGGGCAAGCCTGCAGGACCGGCTGGTGGTACCTGAGGGCTACAGGGCCGACCTGCTGGCCGTGTGGGGTGATGCCCTCGGGACGGGGACGTTCGGGTACAACAACGATCACCTGGCGTTCCTGGCGCTGGGGCCCGACGCGGCCCTGCTCACGGTGAACTTCGAGTACATCAGCGCCAGACCCTGGGCGGAGGGGCTGGATGAGGCCCGCGGACTCAGCCTGCCGCTGGAGCCGCTGCGGGCCGCCCTGGCGGACCGGGACGGTAGCGTGGACGCCACGGCTCTCGGCGCTGCCGATCCCCTGCTGGCGATGGTGCGCACCGTGGCCGCGGTGGCCCTGGAGGAGCTGGGCATCGGCGTGGCGGAGCTGCGGCGGGAACCGGACGGACGCTGGCGGCGGCAACCCGGACGCTTCGATCGCCGCATCTCCGGCCTGAGCGGGCGGGAGGATCCCGCCCAGCGCCTGCGGGCCAGCGGGCCGGCGGCGGCGGTGTTCCGCGCCCCCCGGCGCCTCGGCTACGACGATGGCCTCGGCGATCGGATCATCGGCACCTTCGCCAACTGCGCCGGCGGCACCACCCCCTGGGGCACGGTGCTGAGCGCCGAGGAGAACGTGCAGAACGAGGTGTGCGAGGAGGTGTACGCCGACGGCTCCTCGCCCGATCCCTCACGGCTGCCCTTCCGCTGGGATGGCCGGCGCCTGAGCGGCCTGGGCAATCCATTCCGACTGGCCGGCAACAAATACGGCTGGATCGTGGAGGTGGATCCGCGCCGGCCCCAGCGGCCACCGGTGAAACATACGGCTCTGGGGCGCTTCCGCCACGAGGCAGTGGCGGTGAAGGCCCAGGCCGGCCAGCCCCTGGTGGTGTATTCCGGCTGCGACCGGCACGGCGGCCACCTCTACCGCTTCGTCAGCGACGCCCGGATCGAGGACCCGGAGGATCCGGCCAACTCCGGGCTGTTCGCCCAGGGACGGCTGGACGTGGCCCGCTTCAGCCCCGATGGCCGCGGCCACTGGATTCCGCTGCAGCCCGGCACCCGCCTCGACCCACCACGGCCGAGCCACTACCGGCGCTGGACGCTGGACCAGCCCACCCTGCTGCCCCACCCCGACCGCCGCCTGCCCGGCGCCATCGCCCTCGCCACGGACGGGGAGGTAAAGGGCTACCTCCGGCAGTACGCCACGCTGGCCGACCTCTACCCCGGCGAGGGCGAAGCGAGGCTCGGCGCGATCCTGATCGACGCCCATCTCGCCGCCAACGCCGTGGGCGCCACCGCCACGGCCCGCCCGGAGGACACCGTGATCGACCCCACCACGGGCGATCTGCTGATCGCCTTCACGGCCGGGGGGGGCGAGGAGCCGGTGGGGCGGGCCGATCCCGCCATCTTCTTTGGCCCCTCGGGCGAGCCCACCTGGCCCCACGGCTGGGTGATGCGGCTCACGGACGTCACCCCTGCCCACGACAACCCGCCACGGCCGACGCGGAGCAATGGCTTCCGCTGGCGGATGGTGGCCGTGGGCGGTCCGCCCTGGCAGGGCGGCCTGGGCTTCGCCAACCCCGACAACCTGGAGGTGGACCGCTCCGGCAACGTGTGGATCATGACCGACCGCTCCTCGCGCCTGGCCAGCGGCGATCCCTTCGGCAACAACAGCTGCTGGGTGCTGCCCAAGCGCGGGCCGGCCCGGGGCGAGGCCCTCTGCTTCGCCACAGGCCCCATGGAGTGCGAGCTCACCGGCCCTTGCTTCGACGAGCCGGAGCACACGCTCTTCCTGGCCGTGCAGCACCCCGGCGAGGTGAGCGGCACCCGCAGGGGCCATGCCGCCGACAGCGTGCGCACCCGCCTGGTGGATCGCAGCGGCAGCCCCTTCGTGCAGGAGCGATCGGTGCCCAGGGGCTCGAACTGGCCCTCCGGCGTGCCGGACCGGCCACCCCGGCCCGGGATCGTGGCGATCCGCCGCTCGACGGGCGGGCCATTGCTGCCGTAGGCGGGCCGTTGCCGCCAGCATGGATCCGCTGCTCCCCGACCATGCTCCCTCCCTGTCCCCTCTGCCCGTTCGGCGGCCCGGCCCTGGTGGCCAAGATCGCCGGGCTGCAGGCCACGGTGCTGCTCCTGCTCACCCTGCTGATCAAGGCCCAGATCCGCATCAAGACCGCGTCGGCCATCGGGCTGCTGCTTCTGGCCCTGCAGACCCTGGCGTTCCTGGCCGTGGGCGGTGCCCTGGGCGCTGCAGCCGCCGGGGCCGCGGCCATCGCGTTCCAGCGCCGCCAGCCCCAGAGCGCGTGAGCGACCTGCCCCCCTGGCGCCCCCTGCTCAAGGGGGCCCGCCAGCGCGAGGGCCGCTCCCCGGCAGCCCGCTGGCTCCAGCTCGCCAACGTGGCCGCCGACGGCACCCCACGGGTGCGCACCCTGGTGTTCCGGGGCTGGGCCGATGGCGCCACACTCGATCTGCTCACCGATGGCCGCAGCGCCAAGGCCATGGAGCTCCGCCACCAGCCGGCGGTGGAACTCTGCTGGCTGCTGAGCCGGGCCCGCTGCCAGTTCCGGCTGCGCGGTGCGGTGATGGACCTGCCGGCCCCGCTGGATCTGCAGGAGCGGCAGCGGCACTGGCGGGCTCTGAGTCCCGCCGGCCGCGCGCTCTGGGGCTGGCCCCCGCCGGGGGAACCGCTGGATCCTGGAGCGGCCTTCCCGACGGAACTGGCCGACGACGCCCCGATGCCGCCGCAATTCCAGCTGGTGCGGATTCCGCTCGAGCAGGTGGAGCTGCTGGAGCTGGTGGGGCACCCCCATCGCCGCCGCCGCTGGCGGCGCCACCAGGCCTGGAGGGAAGAGCCGCTCAATCCCTGAGCCGGCAGGTGGCACTGGGATCCCAGTTCGCCCGGCCGCCCATGCCCTCCGTTTCCTCCGCAGAGCACACGCTGGTGGCCTCCCTGATCGCCCTGATGGAGGCCGGCACCACACCGTGGCGGCGCCCGTGGGACGCCAACGGCGGCGGCCACCACGTGAACCTGCTGTCGGGCCGCCGCTACCGCGGCGCCAATCCGATCCTGCTCACCCTGGGGATGCACGGACGGGGCTCGCGGCTGCCCTACTGGTGCGGCTTCGCCGAAGCCCGCGCCCGCGGCCTGGTCCCCCGGCGCGGATCCAAGGCCGTGCACGTGCTCCGCCCCCAGCTGTCGCCGGCCCGGCTTCAAGAACCTCTCCACGCCGCTGACGGCGATGCCCATGCCGACGCCGACACAGGCGCCGCCCCCGCCCAGCAGGCCTGGATCCGCTTTCGCCCCGTGGCGGTGTTCAATGCCGCTGATCTGGTGGGCGACGACCTGGTGGCCCTGATCGCGCAGCGACGCTTCTGCGAAGGACTCGATCAACGGCCCGAACCCGAACGGCTGGCCGGCGCCGAGGCGGCGCTCGGGGGCTGGGCGGTGCCGGTGAGCCATGGCGGTGATCGGGCCGCCTACCTGCCCCAGCTGGATCGGATCCAGCTGCCCGAGCGCGGTGCCTTCAGCAGCGCCAGTGCCTTCTACGCCACCTGGGCCCACGAAGCCATCCACTCCACGGGCCATCCCAGCCGCCTGAGCCGCGACCTCTCGGGCCGCTTCGGCTCAAGGGCCTATGCCCGCGAGGAGCTGGTGGCCGAGCTGGGTGCCGTGCTGCTGGGGGATCGGCTCGAGATCGGCAGCCAGGTGGAGCACCATGCCGCTTACCTCAGCCACTGGATTGGCCTGCTGCGGGAACGTCCGCAGGTGCTGGTTCAGGTACTGGCCGAGGCCCGGTGGGCCGCCGATCTGATCGCGCCCGACCCCGTTTCGCCGCCCAAAGCACGGGAATCCGGGGAAGAACCGGCGGGAAACAGCCAGGTTGCCCACTGCCGCGCAGAATGAGCGGGAACGGTTTCCGCGGTTCACCCCAGGAAGTCAAGGAGGAAAGCCCGGTGCAAGTCCGGCACTGTCCCGCAGCTGTGAGGGAGCCCGGCTCCCGAGTCAGAACGCTCGCCGTTCCACCTGTTCCTTTCTGCCCGGCGCGGACACCGGGAGAATCCATGCCTCAGTTCCAGAGCACCCGTTCCCTGGGCGTGCTGGCGGCCCTGGCCACCGCCATGGCGCTGCTGGCGGGCCAGCCGGCCCAGGCCCACAGCGTCGCCAGCGGAGGGCTGGCGTCCGGTTTCCTGCACCCCCTGGCCGGCACCGACCACCTGCTGCTGCTGATCGGGGTGGGCGCGGCGGCCTCCTACATCTCCTCCCAGCTGCTGATCTGGGGACTGGCCGGCGCCCTGATCGGCGCTGTGTTCGGGGCCACCGGCGGGGGGCTGCCCGCCGCCGAGGTGCTGGCCGCCGCGGCGGTGCCCGCCGTGGCCTTCATGGTGCTGAGCGGCCACAGGTCCAGCAAGGCTCCCGCCCTGGGAGCCTGCGGATCGCTGATCGCCGCGGCCGTGGCGGTGCACGCCATGCTCCACGGCCAGGAAGCCCCCGCCGGTGCGGCCTCCGCCCTGTGGTGGGCCGGATCCTTCTCCGCGTCCCTGCTGGTCAGCGGCGGCAGCTGTCTGCTGCTGCGCCGCCTGCCCGCCGGCTGGACGACGGCGATCGCGCTGCTGCTGGCCGTGTACGGCGGCTGGATGGTGCTGGCGCCGCTGGGGCTGGTGGCTCGCTGAAGCGGGCGGCGGGAATCGAACCCGCATCATCAGCTTGGAAGGCTGAGGTTTTACCACTAAACTACGCCCGCAGCAGTACAGACGTACTGTCGCTGCCCCTGTGGGGCTCGGTCATTATGGCCTGCGTCCTGAACGCTCCTCCCCCAAGCCCTTGGCGCCCACCGCTCGCGAAGCGCCTCCGGCATCGGCGCCCCCCACGGATGCGGCCGACCTGCGCGGCGGAGCCCGTCAGCGTCTGCTCTGGGCCTACGGCCTCGGCGATGCGGGCACCGGCATGGGGGCCTCCCTGATCGGCTTCTACCTGCTGCGGTTCTATGTGGCCGCCGGCCTGCCCCCCTGGCTGGCCGGTCTGGCCTACGGGCTGGGCCGCCTCTGGGACGCCGTGAACGACCCCATCGTGGGCTGGCTCAGCGACAAGACCTACAGCCGCTGGGGGCCGCGGCTCCCCTGGATCCTCTGGAGTGCGGCCCCCCTCGGGGTGGCCATGGCCGCCATGTGGTGGCTGCCTCCCTGGCAGAACGTGTGGACCAAGTTCACCATCTTCCTGCTGATCTCGGTGGTGGCCAACAGCCTCTACACCTGCGTCAACCTCCCCTACACGGCCCTGGCCGCGGAGCTCACCACCGACGTGTCGCTGCGCACGCGGCTCAACACGGCCCGCTTCACCGGTTCGATCCTGGCCACGGTCACCGCGGCGCTCCTGGCCGGCGTGCTGGTGCGCAACCTCAGCGACGCCAGCAGCTATCTGCCGGTGGGCCTGGTGGCGGGGCTGATCATCACGGCCTCCGCCCTCCTCTGCGGCTGGGGGCTGATGCCGGCGGCCCGGCAGTGCCAGCGGCCGGAACGGTCCACGGGCACCACCCGGCGGCTGCTGCGGCGGGTGCTGCGCAACGGCCGCTTCGGCATGGTGCTGGGGCTCTATCTCCTGCTCTGGTGCTCCCTGCAGCTGATGCAGGCGGTGTCGCTGTTCTTCCTGCCGGTGGTGATGGAGGTGCCCGAGGGCATCAGCAAGCTGATCCTCCTGCCGTTCCTGGTGAGCTCCCTGGGCGGCCTCTGGCTCTGGACCGCGGTGTCCCACCGGTGCGGCCGCCTCACGGCCCTGCGCTACGGCGGTGGCCTCTGGATCGCCGCCTGCCTGCTGGTGATGCTGCTCCAGCCCCTGGACAGCACCCTCGGGGCGTTGGCCTGGCCGGGCAATGCCATCAAGATGCTGCTGCTGCTGGGCACGATCGTGGTCGCCGGCATCGGCGCCTCCACCGCCTACCTGATCCCGTGGTCGCTGCTGCCCGATGCGATCGATGCCGATCCGGAGAAACCCGCCGGCCAGTACAGCGCCTGGATGGTGCTGGCCCAGAAGGTGTGCATCAGCGTGGTGATCGCCCTGCTCGGGGTTCTGCTCACCGCCAGTGGCTATAACGAGGCCCTGCCCAACCCGGAGCAACCCGCCAGCGCCCTGGCGACCATCCGG
This sequence is a window from Cyanobium sp. PCC 7001. Protein-coding genes within it:
- a CDS encoding PhoX family phosphatase, which encodes MNRRALLVLLGLGTGTATRAMARSRSLTTAGPAPGRGATRALPFRPVPTPLPLPGDGLPAAQQRRQYGRASLQDRLVVPEGYRADLLAVWGDALGTGTFGYNNDHLAFLALGPDAALLTVNFEYISARPWAEGLDEARGLSLPLEPLRAALADRDGSVDATALGAADPLLAMVRTVAAVALEELGIGVAELRREPDGRWRRQPGRFDRRISGLSGREDPAQRLRASGPAAAVFRAPRRLGYDDGLGDRIIGTFANCAGGTTPWGTVLSAEENVQNEVCEEVYADGSSPDPSRLPFRWDGRRLSGLGNPFRLAGNKYGWIVEVDPRRPQRPPVKHTALGRFRHEAVAVKAQAGQPLVVYSGCDRHGGHLYRFVSDARIEDPEDPANSGLFAQGRLDVARFSPDGRGHWIPLQPGTRLDPPRPSHYRRWTLDQPTLLPHPDRRLPGAIALATDGEVKGYLRQYATLADLYPGEGEARLGAILIDAHLAANAVGATATARPEDTVIDPTTGDLLIAFTAGGGEEPVGRADPAIFFGPSGEPTWPHGWVMRLTDVTPAHDNPPRPTRSNGFRWRMVAVGGPPWQGGLGFANPDNLEVDRSGNVWIMTDRSSRLASGDPFGNNSCWVLPKRGPARGEALCFATGPMECELTGPCFDEPEHTLFLAVQHPGEVSGTRRGHAADSVRTRLVDRSGSPFVQERSVPRGSNWPSGVPDRPPRPGIVAIRRSTGGPLLP
- a CDS encoding pyridoxamine 5'-phosphate oxidase family protein, which translates into the protein MSDLPPWRPLLKGARQREGRSPAARWLQLANVAADGTPRVRTLVFRGWADGATLDLLTDGRSAKAMELRHQPAVELCWLLSRARCQFRLRGAVMDLPAPLDLQERQRHWRALSPAGRALWGWPPPGEPLDPGAAFPTELADDAPMPPQFQLVRIPLEQVELLELVGHPHRRRRWRRHQAWREEPLNP
- a CDS encoding ArdC family protein, yielding MPSVSSAEHTLVASLIALMEAGTTPWRRPWDANGGGHHVNLLSGRRYRGANPILLTLGMHGRGSRLPYWCGFAEARARGLVPRRGSKAVHVLRPQLSPARLQEPLHAADGDAHADADTGAAPAQQAWIRFRPVAVFNAADLVGDDLVALIAQRRFCEGLDQRPEPERLAGAEAALGGWAVPVSHGGDRAAYLPQLDRIQLPERGAFSSASAFYATWAHEAIHSTGHPSRLSRDLSGRFGSRAYAREELVAELGAVLLGDRLEIGSQVEHHAAYLSHWIGLLRERPQVLVQVLAEARWAADLIAPDPVSPPKARESGEEPAGNSQVAHCRAE
- a CDS encoding HupE/UreJ family protein, which gives rise to MPQFQSTRSLGVLAALATAMALLAGQPAQAHSVASGGLASGFLHPLAGTDHLLLLIGVGAAASYISSQLLIWGLAGALIGAVFGATGGGLPAAEVLAAAAVPAVAFMVLSGHRSSKAPALGACGSLIAAAVAVHAMLHGQEAPAGAASALWWAGSFSASLLVSGGSCLLLRRLPAGWTTAIALLLAVYGGWMVLAPLGLVAR
- a CDS encoding MFS transporter, which produces MAPTAREAPPASAPPTDAADLRGGARQRLLWAYGLGDAGTGMGASLIGFYLLRFYVAAGLPPWLAGLAYGLGRLWDAVNDPIVGWLSDKTYSRWGPRLPWILWSAAPLGVAMAAMWWLPPWQNVWTKFTIFLLISVVANSLYTCVNLPYTALAAELTTDVSLRTRLNTARFTGSILATVTAALLAGVLVRNLSDASSYLPVGLVAGLIITASALLCGWGLMPAARQCQRPERSTGTTRRLLRRVLRNGRFGMVLGLYLLLWCSLQLMQAVSLFFLPVVMEVPEGISKLILLPFLVSSLGGLWLWTAVSHRCGRLTALRYGGGLWIAACLLVMLLQPLDSTLGALAWPGNAIKMLLLLGTIVVAGIGASTAYLIPWSLLPDAIDADPEKPAGQYSAWMVLAQKVCISVVIALLGVLLTASGYNEALPNPEQPASALATIRLCMGLIPALLVVLGLVVMRHWPRRLPRSA